Proteins found in one Maridesulfovibrio sp. genomic segment:
- a CDS encoding sigma-70 family RNA polymerase sigma factor — MSNLSSLFKRDVFQKRYQQLQVFLRKRLQPEDAEDVIQTAFYKLVKADQDLLSPDWILAWLYRVASNESIDLLRKNKPIPFADHLSQEQHEFFDDTLAMMLASDDNPENEMLRDLFWTEFEATLNELPQEQRQAFEQTELLGNSFKKLSEETGVPVNTLISRKRYAVLRLRERLEKWRQEILNS; from the coding sequence ATGAGCAACCTGTCCTCATTGTTTAAAAGAGACGTTTTTCAAAAACGCTATCAACAATTACAAGTTTTTCTGCGAAAACGCCTGCAACCCGAGGATGCGGAAGATGTCATTCAAACCGCATTTTATAAACTGGTCAAAGCAGATCAGGATCTACTCTCGCCGGACTGGATTCTCGCATGGCTTTACCGGGTTGCGAGCAATGAAAGTATTGATCTGTTACGCAAAAACAAACCGATACCTTTTGCAGACCACCTTTCGCAGGAACAACACGAGTTTTTTGATGATACTCTGGCAATGATGCTTGCATCTGATGACAACCCGGAAAATGAAATGTTGCGCGATTTATTCTGGACTGAATTCGAAGCGACACTCAACGAACTGCCTCAGGAACAAAGACAGGCTTTCGAGCAAACCGAACTGCTCGGTAATTCATTCAAAAAACTTTCTGAAGAAACGGGGGTACCCGTTAACACTTTGATTTCCCGCAAACGCTACGCAGTGTTGCGGCTAAGAGAGCGCCTTGAAAAATGGCGTCAAGAAATTCTTAACTCATAA
- a CDS encoding glycine betaine ABC transporter substrate-binding protein, with amino-acid sequence MFLKNKCFFVVCSLALVFLLVGPALAKSKGQVELAYVEWSSELASVNVMRAILEKLGYEVELTPVSVGFMYMAVANGDVTGTLASWQPIQRSNLKAMGNKLVNLGPNMVGVQSGLVVPSYVTIDSIDELNANADKFDNEIIGIDSGSGVMQQTENAISEYGVDDLELVESTGAMMTAALKDRLRQNKWCVVTGWTPHWMWGVWDLKYLKDPKQIYGSVDDGQIVTLVRKGLKEDMPEVYSVMDKFLWAPEEMAEVMVWIKNGMDPKDAGRKFIEKYPERYAEWTDQ; translated from the coding sequence ATGTTTTTAAAAAACAAATGTTTTTTTGTTGTTTGTTCATTAGCACTAGTCTTTCTTCTGGTAGGGCCGGCATTGGCAAAAAGTAAAGGCCAGGTAGAACTTGCTTATGTGGAATGGTCTTCAGAATTGGCTTCAGTAAATGTCATGAGAGCCATTTTGGAAAAATTGGGGTACGAAGTGGAGTTAACTCCTGTGTCCGTTGGTTTCATGTATATGGCCGTAGCTAATGGTGATGTCACAGGAACATTGGCATCTTGGCAGCCTATTCAGAGATCCAATTTAAAGGCTATGGGAAATAAACTGGTCAATCTTGGGCCTAATATGGTTGGTGTGCAGAGCGGATTGGTTGTTCCTTCCTATGTAACTATTGACAGTATTGATGAATTAAATGCCAACGCGGACAAGTTTGATAATGAAATTATAGGAATCGATTCTGGTTCAGGAGTAATGCAGCAAACTGAAAATGCTATAAGCGAATACGGTGTTGATGATCTGGAACTGGTTGAATCCACAGGTGCTATGATGACCGCTGCCCTCAAGGATCGTTTACGCCAAAATAAATGGTGCGTTGTTACCGGTTGGACTCCGCATTGGATGTGGGGAGTGTGGGATCTGAAATATTTGAAGGACCCTAAACAAATTTATGGTTCGGTTGATGACGGACAGATTGTGACTCTTGTGCGGAAAGGATTGAAGGAGGACATGCCTGAAGTGTATTCAGTCATGGACAAATTCCTTTGGGCTCCCGAAGAAATGGCTGAAGTTATGGTCTGGATTAAAAACGGCATGGATCCCAAAGATGCCGGGCGCAAGTTTATTGAGAAATATCCTGAACGCTACGCCGAATGGACTGACCAGTAA
- a CDS encoding efflux RND transporter permease subunit: MKSYNLSKWAVTHRPLTLFLILLVSLSGIWSYLQLGRAEDPDFTVKIMVISAQWPGATADEMQRLVADPIEKKLQEVPYFDKVKTYSQPGSVIIQLYLQDSMPPSEVEQCWYQARKRVGDVKINLPAGVLGPFFNDEFGDVDSLLYVLTGPDFTLRELKDEAEGIRQTLLRVPFVTKVRFYGEQSECIFVELNHAKLATLGVTAQAIFNSIAKQNAVTPSGELETAADRIYLRVDGALMGVDALAEVPVQSNGKIFRLGDIATLRRGPQDPPTYTVQHEGKPGIALGVVMTKGANVLEFGRNLDTAMARIKENLPLGFEISRVADQPEVVSESVNEFIRSFIEALVIVLAVSFLSLGWRTGIVVALAVPLVLAMVMVVMNSLGMSLERISLGALIIALGLLVDDAIISVEMMVVKMEQGFDRIKAATFAWNATAFPMLTGTLVTVAGFLPVGLAKSVSGEYAGGIFWVVMIALVASWFVAVVFTPYLGFKLLPDFHREDYHNSHAIYETSSYRLLRRVVTWCVEHRRTVIGATVLLFGIAVFGSSFVSRQFFPSSSRPELLAEIRLPEGSAFKTTAHAVKTMEKFLQTDPEIKTFTSYIGSGAPRWFLPMAPELPHTSYGVVVLMMADAAARDRVKSRINTFIAQGGLPQARVRLTTLSLGPPVGFPVQFRVIGPDALKVREIAYQVRAIMRENKKTYDVNLDWNEQAKTIRLDVDQDRTRALGLNPQDIAEALHMLLSGVTITQVRDGIELVNVVARAVPEERLSPELLGDLTISARNGQPIQLSQVAKIHYTYEEPILWRQNRDLTITVRSEVIAGVQAPDVTLEILPKLKSIIKDLPSDYRIEVGGALEESSKANHSIVVLLPLMTGIMLLLLMFQLQSFPSLFLVLATAPLGLIGAVGALLVFNQPFGFVALLGVLALAGMIMRNSVILVDQISLNRQEGHPAWEAVIDATIRRARPVVLTALAAILAMIPLTRNVFWGPMAVAIMGGLLVATVLTLLFTPALYMMIFRIHRPEET; encoded by the coding sequence GTGAAAAGCTACAACCTTTCCAAGTGGGCCGTCACGCACCGCCCTCTGACCTTATTCCTCATTCTTCTCGTCTCCTTGTCAGGCATCTGGTCATACCTACAGCTTGGACGAGCAGAGGATCCTGATTTTACAGTAAAAATAATGGTCATCAGTGCACAGTGGCCCGGAGCTACAGCCGACGAAATGCAGCGTCTGGTGGCTGATCCCATCGAAAAAAAACTTCAGGAGGTTCCATACTTCGACAAGGTGAAAACATACTCCCAGCCGGGAAGCGTGATTATACAGCTGTACCTTCAGGATTCCATGCCCCCGTCCGAAGTGGAACAATGCTGGTATCAAGCGCGTAAGCGGGTTGGCGACGTCAAAATAAATCTTCCCGCCGGAGTGCTTGGCCCTTTCTTCAACGACGAGTTCGGTGATGTGGATTCTCTTCTCTATGTGCTTACCGGCCCGGACTTTACACTGCGCGAACTGAAAGATGAAGCCGAAGGCATCCGACAGACGTTACTGCGCGTACCCTTCGTGACCAAAGTGCGATTCTATGGGGAACAGTCTGAATGCATATTTGTTGAACTTAATCATGCCAAGCTGGCGACATTGGGGGTTACAGCCCAGGCCATCTTTAATTCAATTGCCAAGCAAAATGCGGTAACGCCGTCCGGTGAACTGGAGACGGCTGCCGACAGAATTTACCTTCGCGTAGATGGTGCCCTCATGGGGGTCGATGCACTTGCAGAAGTGCCTGTGCAAAGTAACGGTAAGATCTTTCGGTTGGGAGACATTGCCACTCTTAGGCGAGGGCCTCAGGACCCCCCGACATATACAGTTCAACACGAAGGCAAGCCGGGTATCGCCTTGGGAGTGGTCATGACCAAGGGGGCCAACGTGTTGGAGTTCGGGCGGAATTTGGACACGGCCATGGCGCGGATCAAAGAAAATTTACCATTGGGCTTTGAGATCAGCCGAGTGGCCGATCAGCCCGAAGTGGTTAGCGAGTCCGTGAATGAATTCATCCGCTCCTTTATCGAAGCCCTGGTCATAGTGCTTGCCGTAAGTTTCCTGTCGCTTGGTTGGCGCACTGGCATCGTCGTAGCCCTGGCAGTACCTCTTGTGCTGGCCATGGTCATGGTGGTCATGAACTCGCTTGGAATGAGTCTAGAACGGATATCTCTCGGAGCGCTCATTATTGCGCTGGGGCTCTTGGTGGATGACGCCATCATTTCGGTTGAGATGATGGTTGTGAAAATGGAGCAAGGATTCGACCGTATCAAAGCAGCTACGTTTGCATGGAACGCCACAGCGTTTCCGATGCTGACCGGTACGTTGGTTACTGTTGCGGGGTTTTTGCCCGTTGGTTTAGCCAAATCCGTTTCAGGAGAATATGCCGGCGGCATCTTCTGGGTCGTGATGATCGCCCTGGTGGCCTCATGGTTTGTTGCCGTGGTTTTCACCCCTTATCTCGGCTTCAAGTTGTTGCCGGATTTTCACAGGGAGGATTATCATAATTCGCATGCCATCTATGAGACGTCAAGTTACCGCCTGTTGCGTCGCGTGGTCACATGGTGCGTGGAGCATCGCAGGACAGTTATTGGCGCGACAGTCTTACTCTTCGGCATTGCGGTGTTCGGCTCATCATTCGTGTCACGACAGTTTTTCCCCTCCTCTTCCCGCCCGGAGCTGTTGGCCGAAATCCGCTTACCGGAAGGATCTGCCTTTAAAACCACTGCCCATGCCGTTAAGACAATGGAAAAGTTCTTGCAAACCGACCCCGAGATCAAAACCTTCACAAGCTACATCGGCTCTGGAGCGCCGCGATGGTTTTTGCCCATGGCTCCGGAATTGCCGCATACGAGCTATGGCGTCGTCGTGCTTATGATGGCTGATGCCGCTGCGCGAGATCGGGTAAAATCACGCATAAATACTTTTATCGCCCAAGGCGGTCTTCCCCAGGCCAGAGTACGCTTGACGACCTTGTCGCTCGGGCCGCCAGTCGGTTTCCCCGTTCAATTCAGGGTTATCGGCCCCGACGCGCTGAAAGTTCGGGAAATTGCCTATCAGGTCCGCGCGATCATGCGTGAGAACAAGAAGACCTACGATGTCAATTTAGACTGGAACGAACAGGCCAAGACGATCCGGCTGGATGTGGATCAGGACCGGACCAGAGCGCTCGGATTGAATCCTCAGGACATCGCGGAAGCCCTGCATATGCTTCTTTCCGGAGTAACAATAACTCAGGTTCGTGATGGTATTGAGTTGGTCAATGTTGTGGCTCGGGCAGTACCCGAAGAACGGCTGAGTCCTGAACTTTTGGGTGATTTAACGATCAGTGCCCGCAATGGGCAACCCATTCAGCTCTCTCAGGTGGCAAAGATCCATTATACATACGAGGAGCCTATCTTATGGCGGCAAAATCGAGATTTGACAATTACAGTGCGTTCGGAAGTCATTGCGGGTGTTCAGGCGCCCGATGTCACCTTGGAAATACTTCCGAAACTCAAATCCATAATAAAAGATCTGCCGTCCGACTACCGGATTGAAGTCGGAGGCGCCCTGGAGGAGAGCAGCAAGGCCAATCACTCCATAGTCGTCCTCCTCCCGCTCATGACCGGGATCATGCTTTTATTGTTGATGTTCCAGTTGCAAAGCTTTCCAAGTTTATTTCTGGTTCTTGCTACAGCTCCCTTGGGTTTGATCGGTGCGGTTGGTGCATTATTGGTCTTTAACCAGCCCTTCGGCTTTGTGGCCTTGCTTGGAGTTCTCGCATTGGCTGGCATGATCATGCGTAACAGTGTTATTCTCGTGGACCAGATCTCGTTGAATAGACAAGAAGGACACCCGGCATGGGAGGCTGTTATTGACGCTACAATTCGGCGGGCCCGCCCTGTGGTGTTAACTGCGTTGGCAGCAATTCTGGCCATGATTCCTCTGACGCGTAATGTGTTTTGGGGTCCAATGGCCGTTGCCATCATGGGCGGACTGCTTGTGGCTACAGTTCTGACACTGCTTTTTACACCGGCTCTATATATGATGATTTTTCGTATACACCGCCCGGAAGAGACGTAG
- a CDS encoding substrate-binding periplasmic protein: MAILIKGCWKSRVFRICLLTIFLFFIFTCCVHAKSLCIVTLNNAPQAYMENGSPAGFLVEMVEEAVRRSGYSADIYIVPWIRALALVRSGDADAIFHAYHTEERKKFLRYTDTSLLQEKVVAIRRKGDDVYFDLNFSGAEKYIAGVGRDYSYGEKVDQALKEKKFKRIEVASDFDLNVQKLLYGRIDFFFADYYPVLKILNDKHLLDEVEPVLSTETGLPLVYSKSESYLAFSRKTKSEVFIKVNSALKQMKVDGTFKQIMLRYVQ; the protein is encoded by the coding sequence GTGGCAATATTAATCAAAGGCTGTTGGAAGTCGAGAGTGTTCAGAATATGTTTATTGACAATATTTTTGTTTTTTATCTTCACATGTTGTGTGCATGCGAAAAGCCTTTGTATTGTGACTCTTAATAATGCTCCACAGGCGTATATGGAAAATGGCAGTCCTGCCGGTTTTCTTGTCGAAATGGTTGAAGAAGCTGTGAGACGTTCAGGCTATAGTGCGGATATTTACATAGTCCCTTGGATAAGGGCATTAGCGTTGGTTAGGAGCGGTGATGCTGATGCAATTTTTCATGCCTATCACACAGAAGAGCGTAAGAAATTTCTCCGTTATACAGATACTTCATTGCTTCAGGAAAAGGTTGTCGCAATCCGTCGCAAGGGGGATGATGTTTATTTTGATTTGAATTTTTCAGGAGCTGAGAAGTATATCGCTGGGGTGGGGCGTGATTATTCTTATGGCGAAAAAGTGGATCAGGCATTAAAGGAGAAGAAGTTCAAAAGAATTGAAGTCGCCAGCGATTTTGACTTGAATGTTCAAAAGCTTCTTTATGGAAGAATTGATTTCTTTTTTGCAGATTACTATCCTGTATTAAAGATTTTGAACGATAAACATTTACTTGATGAAGTTGAGCCTGTTTTGTCCACTGAAACAGGACTGCCGCTGGTCTATTCCAAATCAGAATCATATCTCGCATTTTCGCGTAAAACGAAATCAGAAGTGTTCATAAAAGTTAACAGTGCATTGAAACAAATGAAGGTCGATGGCACCTTCAAGCAGATTATGTTACGTTATGTCCAGTAA
- a CDS encoding TIGR02285 family protein: MAQRIFILVILILPVSGFCADHEINWYHANFPPMVIEKGDLKGKGFGEKFEKALQQKLANYKHYVYSANYHRIIKQIKDSNSCCIALLKTPEREKFIKFSKPVLVSFPVGVCILESRLPEFMPYIDKSGKISITKLFKISNMKLGISAGRSYTATVDKIIKNNPDSTHIITQYDNNIAWESIIDMMDRERVDYIIEYPHLLTWTQNKHNIKSRLKYIPIKEIGPFLLTYVGCSKNEWGEKVISQIDQILKGKCRKQCNQDYRSYLAPDEKIRHSKLVQQMFPTELTD; encoded by the coding sequence ATGGCACAACGAATCTTTATTTTAGTTATACTCATCTTACCAGTTTCAGGTTTTTGCGCTGACCACGAAATCAACTGGTATCATGCTAATTTCCCTCCAATGGTAATTGAGAAAGGAGATTTAAAAGGCAAAGGGTTCGGAGAAAAATTTGAAAAAGCACTGCAACAGAAACTTGCAAATTATAAACACTATGTCTATAGCGCTAACTATCATAGAATTATTAAACAAATAAAAGACTCTAACAGCTGCTGCATTGCACTATTAAAAACTCCTGAACGTGAAAAATTTATAAAATTCAGTAAACCAGTATTGGTATCTTTTCCTGTAGGAGTTTGCATACTTGAAAGCCGTCTCCCTGAATTCATGCCTTATATAGACAAATCCGGCAAGATATCCATAACAAAACTATTTAAAATTTCAAATATGAAGCTTGGTATTTCAGCAGGTCGTAGTTACACAGCAACAGTGGACAAAATCATAAAGAACAATCCTGATTCAACTCACATAATTACTCAATATGACAATAATATTGCATGGGAATCAATCATCGACATGATGGACAGAGAACGTGTCGATTATATTATTGAATATCCTCACTTGCTGACATGGACACAAAACAAGCACAATATAAAAAGTCGCCTGAAGTACATCCCTATCAAAGAAATCGGGCCGTTTTTATTGACATATGTAGGATGTTCTAAAAACGAATGGGGTGAGAAAGTTATCAGCCAAATAGACCAAATTCTCAAAGGCAAGTGCAGGAAACAATGCAATCAGGACTATCGCAGCTACCTAGCCCCTGATGAAAAAATAAGACACAGCAAATTGGTGCAACAAATGTTTCCTACAGAGTTAACTGATTAA
- a CDS encoding SCP2 sterol-binding domain-containing protein → MTKQNDHPTVKRYNEKKASNATNATIPRLSAVELRTMCLEFGADDVGIVEIDRPALAGEKEDILTMFPWAKSLVCFVGRINRENLRSPARSIASLELQQAEERLNHTAQTLAAALERKGIRATTPAVGFPMETDQWLGKMHVVSHKLVAVAAGLGMMGLHRNVIHPVFGSFVLLNTVIIDAEVDEYSIPLDYNPCIECKLCSVACPTGAIGQDGVFNSINCLTHTYRELIGGFTDWVENIADSKNSRDYRSRVSDAETVSRWQSLAYGPCYKSVYCMAVCPAGDEVIPQYLEDKKQFIADVVKPLQQKTETVYVLPGSDAESHVQKRFPHKIIKRVGNGIRVPSIAAFIESMPRAFQRHNSAGLAATYHFSFTGTEQVEVTVTIKDKTIIVQQGHIGVPDVRMHADAKAWLRVLHKDTSILKEIVFRRIRIKGPLKLFKAFGNCFA, encoded by the coding sequence ATGACGAAACAGAACGATCATCCGACAGTGAAACGTTATAATGAGAAAAAGGCTTCTAATGCGACCAACGCTACCATTCCCAGATTGAGCGCAGTCGAGCTGCGCACGATGTGCCTTGAATTCGGAGCAGATGACGTGGGGATTGTCGAAATTGACCGCCCAGCGTTAGCCGGGGAAAAAGAAGATATCCTTACTATGTTTCCTTGGGCAAAATCTCTCGTCTGTTTTGTGGGACGAATCAACCGAGAAAACCTGAGAAGTCCTGCCCGCTCCATAGCAAGTCTCGAACTGCAACAGGCGGAGGAGCGCCTGAACCATACGGCCCAAACGTTAGCGGCTGCGCTTGAGCGCAAAGGTATCCGGGCCACAACTCCGGCAGTCGGTTTCCCGATGGAAACCGATCAGTGGCTTGGCAAGATGCATGTGGTGTCGCATAAACTCGTGGCCGTTGCCGCCGGACTCGGGATGATGGGCCTGCACCGAAACGTCATTCATCCGGTGTTTGGAAGTTTTGTTCTGCTGAATACTGTGATTATCGATGCCGAAGTAGACGAGTACAGCATTCCGCTGGATTACAACCCTTGCATTGAATGCAAACTATGCTCGGTGGCTTGCCCGACTGGCGCCATAGGCCAGGACGGAGTGTTTAACTCCATTAACTGTCTAACGCACACCTATCGCGAATTGATTGGCGGATTCACGGATTGGGTCGAGAATATAGCGGACAGTAAAAATTCAAGAGACTACAGAAGTAGAGTAAGCGACGCCGAAACTGTTTCGAGGTGGCAGAGCCTTGCCTATGGACCATGCTATAAATCCGTTTATTGCATGGCTGTCTGCCCTGCGGGTGACGAGGTTATTCCGCAGTATCTTGAAGACAAGAAACAATTTATCGCGGATGTGGTGAAGCCGCTGCAGCAAAAGACGGAGACGGTCTACGTCCTCCCTGGCTCCGATGCCGAAAGCCATGTGCAGAAAAGGTTCCCACATAAAATAATAAAGCGGGTGGGCAACGGCATCAGAGTGCCCTCCATAGCCGCCTTCATCGAATCCATGCCGCGAGCCTTTCAACGTCACAACTCGGCAGGACTTGCCGCAACGTATCATTTTTCTTTCACCGGAACTGAGCAGGTTGAGGTAACAGTGACAATTAAAGACAAAACAATCATAGTTCAACAAGGGCACATTGGCGTTCCGGATGTACGGATGCATGCAGATGCAAAAGCCTGGTTGCGGGTGCTTCATAAAGATACGTCTATACTCAAGGAGATAGTTTTCCGAAGAATTCGCATCAAAGGGCCGTTGAAATTATTCAAGGCGTTCGGAAACTGTTTTGCTTAG
- a CDS encoding MBL fold metallo-hydrolase has protein sequence MKFQQIRNATVIIEYANTRFLIDPMLSAKESFPGFPGTVNNELSNPLVELPLPISELLKVDAVILTHTHLDHWDETAKNTIPKEMPIFVQNEQDRAEVEQDGFTNIQILGQETEFKGIRMTKTSGQHGSDKIMTEFGQLLGSVCGIVFMHPTEKTVYLAGDTIWNRFVDDSIKKHSPDIIILNSGDAQIIGLGSIIMGKQDVLKVHEAAPDATIIATHMEAVNHATLSRNELREFTVENEFEEMVLIPQDGETLTLNS, from the coding sequence ATGAAATTCCAACAAATTCGTAATGCAACTGTTATCATTGAATACGCAAACACACGTTTCCTAATAGATCCAATGTTATCCGCAAAAGAATCTTTTCCCGGTTTTCCGGGGACAGTTAATAATGAATTGTCGAATCCGCTAGTCGAGCTGCCGCTCCCGATCAGTGAATTGCTTAAAGTAGATGCGGTTATCCTGACACATACACACTTAGACCATTGGGATGAGACAGCGAAAAATACCATTCCAAAAGAAATGCCGATCTTTGTCCAAAATGAACAGGATCGGGCAGAGGTTGAGCAGGACGGATTCACCAACATACAAATATTGGGACAGGAAACTGAATTCAAAGGAATCCGAATGACAAAGACCTCCGGACAGCATGGCAGCGATAAAATCATGACTGAATTCGGCCAACTCCTCGGGAGCGTATGCGGAATTGTGTTTATGCATCCAACGGAAAAAACCGTATATTTGGCCGGCGACACAATCTGGAACCGATTCGTCGACGACTCTATCAAAAAACATTCTCCGGACATCATCATCCTCAACAGCGGTGATGCGCAGATTATCGGATTGGGCTCCATCATTATGGGCAAGCAGGACGTTCTCAAGGTCCATGAAGCAGCACCGGATGCCACCATAATTGCGACTCATATGGAAGCGGTCAATCACGCAACACTATCAAGAAATGAATTACGCGAATTCACAGTTGAAAATGAATTTGAAGAAATGGTTTTAATACCTCAAGACGGTGAAACATTAACGCTCAATTCATAG
- a CDS encoding rhodanese-like domain-containing protein → MSFNIKIFIFITIMIMTFAVPSFAAEETLQEQILRISRNALKVPHTFTAASLHEAISTNDPSLYIISLQNEKEYAEGHIPGAIRIDLDLANPAAALKLLPRNKTIIVTDSNGQLSCQATLFLRQLGYDARNLLLGVFGWNPEYVVASARPQNAGLPIGKNETPLPPTRTFYSQPSGMDDNKLILQKTKEYALQKRPVIISPQAVTEMKGNAVIISLQTPEDYAYGHIAGAVNIPAQDFIKGSPKLLQLPKDKKIVVTCYIGHYSNIGALLLNQLGYEAYSLDWGLTGWNQSAFAKPLPPLQAKNSFPVERGEHYNN, encoded by the coding sequence ATGTCCTTTAACATTAAAATATTCATTTTTATTACCATTATGATAATGACCTTTGCCGTACCGTCTTTTGCTGCCGAAGAGACATTGCAGGAACAGATTCTGCGAATCAGTCGAAATGCCCTTAAGGTTCCGCACACTTTTACCGCAGCAAGTTTGCATGAAGCCATTTCAACAAATGATCCGTCTTTGTATATTATCAGCCTGCAAAATGAAAAAGAATACGCCGAGGGGCATATTCCCGGAGCGATCCGCATTGATTTGGATCTTGCTAATCCTGCGGCAGCTCTTAAATTGCTGCCGCGCAACAAAACCATTATTGTAACAGACTCCAACGGACAGTTGAGTTGTCAGGCAACACTGTTTCTACGCCAGCTAGGTTATGACGCCAGAAATCTCCTGCTCGGGGTGTTCGGCTGGAATCCCGAGTACGTCGTAGCCAGTGCTCGGCCCCAAAATGCAGGATTACCTATAGGCAAGAACGAGACTCCATTGCCACCGACAAGGACTTTTTATTCTCAGCCTTCAGGTATGGACGATAACAAGCTGATACTGCAAAAAACAAAAGAATATGCTTTGCAGAAAAGACCTGTAATTATCAGCCCTCAAGCCGTAACTGAGATGAAAGGCAATGCCGTCATCATCAGTTTGCAGACTCCTGAAGATTATGCATACGGGCATATTGCCGGAGCGGTAAACATTCCTGCTCAGGATTTTATTAAAGGCAGCCCCAAATTACTCCAGCTGCCGAAAGATAAAAAAATCGTTGTTACCTGCTATATCGGCCATTACTCAAATATCGGAGCACTGCTTCTGAACCAATTGGGCTATGAAGCGTATAGTCTGGATTGGGGATTGACCGGCTGGAACCAGTCTGCGTTCGCGAAACCGCTGCCTCCTTTGCAGGCCAAAAATTCATTTCCTGTTGAACGTGGAGAACATTATAACAACTAG
- a CDS encoding DUF5131 family protein — MKKIRLAEMEAKTLIQKSNIPSIDYVINPYTGCMLACAYCYASFMGRLVAEPVKEWGNYVYVKKNAIALAEKELNKMSESKRQGTILISSVTDPYQHPEKKYQITRGILKLLADMQYPGTIKILTKSSLVTRDIDLLTTLPKPDVGMTVTTTEDEISRWLEVRAPAASQRLETLEELSLAGIKPFAFVGPLLPHFATSPEKLDKLFGRLADAGVQEVYMEHINLKRYICERMTPVLSTKSAAVQQAYVKARTQEHRDRLDEIVGQLLIKHGLKLRFEEVVYHDKFKK; from the coding sequence ATGAAGAAAATACGACTTGCAGAAATGGAAGCAAAGACGCTTATCCAGAAATCAAATATTCCCTCAATTGATTACGTTATCAATCCATACACAGGTTGTATGCTCGCCTGCGCATACTGCTACGCCAGTTTCATGGGACGGTTGGTGGCAGAACCGGTAAAGGAATGGGGCAATTATGTTTACGTCAAAAAAAACGCTATTGCTCTGGCCGAAAAAGAATTGAACAAAATGTCTGAAAGCAAACGGCAGGGAACAATTCTCATCAGCTCTGTAACAGACCCTTACCAGCATCCCGAAAAAAAATACCAGATCACGCGAGGTATTCTGAAACTGCTTGCAGACATGCAATACCCCGGAACAATAAAAATACTGACGAAATCCTCTTTGGTGACACGCGACATTGATCTTTTGACCACCCTGCCCAAGCCTGATGTTGGAATGACTGTCACCACCACCGAGGATGAAATCAGCCGCTGGCTGGAAGTACGCGCTCCGGCAGCCTCACAACGATTGGAAACACTAGAAGAATTGAGCTTGGCCGGAATCAAGCCATTTGCGTTTGTCGGCCCTCTGCTACCCCATTTTGCAACCTCCCCGGAAAAACTGGATAAACTGTTCGGCCGTCTGGCGGACGCAGGTGTTCAGGAAGTTTACATGGAACATATCAATCTAAAACGTTATATTTGTGAAAGAATGACACCAGTCCTGTCAACAAAATCCGCAGCCGTTCAGCAGGCATACGTTAAGGCTCGAACTCAAGAGCATAGGGACAGGCTGGATGAAATTGTCGGGCAGTTGCTTATAAAGCATGGCTTGAAATTGCGATTTGAAGAGGTCGTTTACCACGACAAATTCAAAAAATAA